The following proteins come from a genomic window of Aquimarina sp. MAR_2010_214:
- the rocD gene encoding ornithine--oxo-acid transaminase, whose translation MAILEKKSSQHSIELEDKYGAHNYHPLPVVLNKGEGVYVWDVEGKKYYDFLSAYSAVNQGHCHPKIVGAMVNQAQTLTLTSRAFYNDKLGEYEKFATEYFGFDKILPMNTGAEAVETALKLCRKWAYEKKGIPENEAQIIVCENNFHGRTTTIISFSNDPVARKNFGPYTAGFIKIEYDNLSALEQALESNKNIAGFLVEPIQGEAGVYVPSEGFLAKAKALCEKHNVLFIADEVQTGIARTGKLLAVDHENVKPDILILGKALSGGAYPVSGVLANDTIMSVIKPGNHGSTFGGNPVAAVVAIAALEVVRDEKLAENAEELGQLFRSELDKYIKESKIANLVRGKGLLNAIVINDDEESETAWNICVALKENGLLAKPTHGNIIRFAPPLVMNREQLLDCVSIIIKTIKEFEK comes from the coding sequence ATGGCAATTTTAGAGAAAAAGTCATCACAGCATTCAATTGAATTAGAAGACAAGTATGGAGCTCATAATTATCACCCATTACCGGTTGTTTTAAACAAAGGAGAAGGTGTGTATGTTTGGGATGTAGAAGGTAAAAAGTACTATGATTTTTTAAGTGCATATTCTGCAGTTAATCAAGGGCATTGTCATCCAAAAATAGTAGGAGCAATGGTTAATCAGGCACAGACGTTAACGTTAACCTCGCGAGCCTTTTATAATGATAAACTTGGTGAGTACGAGAAGTTTGCAACTGAGTATTTTGGTTTTGACAAAATATTACCAATGAATACGGGGGCAGAAGCTGTAGAAACAGCATTGAAACTTTGTAGAAAATGGGCATATGAGAAGAAAGGTATTCCAGAAAATGAGGCACAGATTATTGTATGTGAAAATAATTTTCATGGAAGAACTACTACAATCATTTCTTTTTCGAATGATCCGGTAGCCAGAAAAAACTTTGGACCATATACAGCTGGATTTATAAAAATTGAATACGATAACCTGTCTGCTTTAGAGCAAGCTCTAGAGAGTAATAAGAACATTGCAGGATTTTTAGTAGAGCCTATACAAGGAGAAGCTGGCGTATATGTGCCTTCTGAAGGGTTTTTGGCTAAAGCCAAAGCTCTTTGTGAAAAGCATAACGTACTATTTATTGCAGACGAAGTTCAGACAGGAATCGCCCGTACAGGAAAATTACTAGCGGTTGATCATGAAAATGTTAAACCAGATATTTTGATTCTTGGAAAAGCATTAAGTGGAGGAGCATATCCTGTATCGGGAGTTTTGGCTAATGATACAATAATGAGTGTTATAAAACCAGGAAATCATGGTAGTACTTTTGGAGGTAATCCTGTTGCCGCAGTAGTAGCTATAGCAGCATTAGAAGTAGTAAGAGATGAAAAATTGGCTGAAAATGCAGAAGAGTTAGGTCAGTTGTTTAGATCAGAACTAGATAAGTATATTAAGGAATCCAAAATAGCAAATTTAGTTCGTGGTAAAGGTTTGCTCAATGCTATTGTGATTAATGATGATGAGGAAAGTGAAACTGCTTGGAATATTTGTGTAGCACTTAAAGAAAATGGTCTTTTGGCTAAGCCAACTCATGGTAATATTATTCGTTTTGCTCCACCATTAGTAATGAACAGAGAACAACTATTGGATTGTGTGAGTATTATTATCAAGACCATAAAGGAATTTGAAAAATAG
- a CDS encoding DUF6768 family protein has translation MDNKMKNIDQLIKETLSKEEAKFYDDLDEQNLLEMLGGLFNTKHRWLMIMMNITTVVAFGILIYCSIQFLNTDDTNELIKWFAGGGICIIIMGMTKLFAWMQMDKNALLREIKRLELQVSSIAGKIS, from the coding sequence ATGGATAATAAAATGAAAAATATAGATCAATTGATTAAAGAAACATTGAGCAAAGAAGAAGCAAAATTTTATGATGATCTAGATGAACAAAATCTTCTAGAAATGTTAGGAGGGCTTTTTAATACTAAACACAGGTGGCTTATGATAATGATGAATATTACTACTGTAGTAGCTTTTGGTATTTTGATCTATTGTAGTATTCAATTTTTGAATACAGATGATACCAACGAACTTATAAAATGGTTTGCAGGAGGGGGGATTTGTATAATAATTATGGGAATGACCAAATTATTTGCATGGATGCAAATGGATAAAAATGCATTATTAAGAGAGATTAAGAGGCTAGAACTACAAGTATCTTCTATTGCAGGAAAAATATCATAA
- a CDS encoding carboxypeptidase-like regulatory domain-containing protein yields MKPNFFSLLTLLILISISSSAQTATLKGVILNENNIPVQGANISYNNSGTQSDKNGVYQLSIPSNQEIIISISHVSLKNMQFVINLEENQEYELNPILKTDIEQIGEVIISGRERKTVEGITTLDPETIRTTPSANAGVEGLLKSLPGVSSNNELSTQYSVRGGNYDENLVYVNEIEVYRPFLVRSGQQEGLSFVNTDMVRNVDFSAGGFQAKYGDKLSSVLDITYKRPTRLGATANLSLLGGSVSAEGISKNKKLAAIVGIRYRDNSLLVDAKNTETNFQPRFADVQTYLSYNFSDKFEIGFLSNLALNTYDYEPLTEQVNFGTLQTVQALTVRYDGQEKDRYETYFGALKGTYRANDNLTLKLIASGYHTQEQEHYDIFAAYALGTVNTDIGSENLGEVEFSEGIGSQLTHARNDLDALIFNLEHKGTYVADQHQFDWGIKYTSEDIRDRLQEYEIIDSAGFSIRPPVLDFVNDQPYTPFASPIVPFTSVRATNDTKIDRVSGYAQYSIRSNIKENEIWANVGVRAHHWNIYGNTVDSSDSQIVFSPRAQVAIKPNWKSDMIFRVSGGLYHQPPFYRELRDSLGVVRPDVKAQQSIHIVLGNDYSFSMWKRPFKLTTELYYKKLTDVNPYTIENVRIRYRARNNAKAYAQGLDLRLNGEFVPGTESWVSLGYLKTEENIDKRGYISRPTDQRLKIGVLFQDYVPSIPSLKMYLNMVYQTGVPGGSPSYADPYNFQTRLRDYRRADLGISYVVVDQNKRLREGHFLNLFRELNLGFEIYNIFDNQNTITNTFVRDAASQRQFAIPNYLTPRVFNVRLGMKF; encoded by the coding sequence TTGAAACCTAATTTTTTCTCTCTTTTGACTTTACTGATACTAATCAGTATCTCTTCTTCAGCCCAGACCGCTACGCTAAAAGGTGTAATTCTTAATGAAAATAATATACCTGTTCAAGGAGCTAACATCTCTTATAACAATTCTGGTACTCAATCAGACAAAAATGGTGTATACCAGTTAAGTATACCTTCTAATCAAGAAATTATAATAAGCATATCTCATGTTAGCTTAAAAAACATGCAGTTTGTTATCAATCTCGAAGAAAACCAAGAATATGAACTCAACCCAATATTAAAAACAGATATTGAACAAATAGGAGAAGTTATTATATCGGGTAGAGAAAGAAAAACGGTAGAAGGGATTACGACATTAGACCCCGAAACCATTAGGACAACTCCTTCTGCTAATGCTGGTGTAGAAGGGCTTCTAAAAAGCTTACCTGGTGTAAGCTCTAATAATGAATTAAGTACACAATATTCTGTTCGTGGAGGAAATTATGATGAAAATTTAGTTTACGTAAATGAGATCGAAGTATATCGCCCTTTTTTAGTAAGATCCGGACAACAGGAAGGTCTAAGCTTTGTAAATACCGACATGGTTCGTAATGTAGATTTTTCTGCGGGAGGTTTTCAGGCTAAATATGGAGACAAGCTCTCTTCAGTTTTGGACATTACCTATAAAAGACCTACAAGATTGGGAGCAACAGCAAATCTAAGTCTCCTAGGAGGTAGTGTTTCTGCAGAAGGGATTTCTAAAAACAAAAAATTAGCGGCTATTGTTGGGATACGATATAGAGACAATAGCTTACTTGTAGATGCAAAGAATACAGAGACTAACTTTCAACCAAGATTTGCCGATGTACAAACTTATCTTTCGTATAATTTCTCTGATAAATTTGAAATAGGTTTTTTAAGTAATCTAGCACTTAACACTTATGATTATGAACCATTAACAGAACAAGTCAATTTTGGAACACTGCAAACAGTGCAAGCACTAACTGTTCGTTATGATGGACAAGAAAAAGACAGGTACGAAACTTATTTCGGAGCACTAAAAGGAACCTATAGAGCTAATGACAATCTTACCTTAAAGCTAATCGCTTCTGGATATCACACACAAGAACAGGAACACTATGACATTTTTGCTGCCTATGCACTAGGAACGGTAAATACAGATATTGGTAGTGAAAACTTAGGAGAAGTAGAGTTTAGTGAAGGTATAGGTTCTCAATTAACACATGCAAGAAACGATCTTGATGCATTGATATTTAACCTCGAACACAAAGGAACTTATGTTGCAGATCAACACCAGTTTGATTGGGGTATCAAATATACCTCAGAAGATATTAGAGATCGTTTACAAGAATATGAAATTATTGATTCTGCTGGTTTTTCTATCAGACCTCCTGTATTGGATTTTGTAAATGATCAACCCTATACTCCTTTTGCCAGTCCCATTGTTCCTTTTACGAGTGTACGAGCTACAAATGACACTAAAATTGACCGTGTTTCTGGATATGCACAATATAGCATTCGCTCTAACATAAAAGAAAACGAAATTTGGGCAAACGTAGGGGTTAGAGCACATCACTGGAATATCTATGGAAATACGGTTGACAGTTCGGATTCACAAATTGTATTTAGCCCAAGAGCTCAAGTTGCAATTAAACCTAACTGGAAATCTGATATGATCTTTAGAGTTTCTGGAGGCTTATATCATCAACCTCCTTTTTATAGAGAATTACGAGATTCATTGGGAGTTGTAAGACCTGATGTTAAAGCACAACAATCTATACACATTGTACTAGGTAATGACTATAGTTTTTCTATGTGGAAAAGACCATTTAAATTAACCACAGAACTGTATTATAAAAAACTAACCGATGTAAACCCTTATACTATAGAAAATGTAAGAATACGATATCGTGCTAGAAATAATGCAAAAGCCTATGCACAAGGTTTGGATTTAAGACTTAATGGAGAATTTGTTCCGGGCACAGAAAGTTGGGTAAGTCTAGGATATCTAAAAACTGAAGAAAATATTGACAAGCGTGGATATATTTCTCGACCAACTGATCAGCGGCTAAAAATCGGAGTATTATTTCAAGATTATGTACCTTCAATTCCTAGTCTAAAAATGTATTTAAATATGGTCTACCAAACGGGAGTTCCCGGAGGCTCTCCTAGCTATGCTGACCCATACAATTTTCAGACCAGACTAAGAGATTATCGTAGAGCCGATTTAGGAATATCATATGTAGTAGTTGATCAAAACAAAAGACTAAGAGAAGGACATTTTCTTAACCTATTTAGAGAACTAAATCTTGGTTTCGAGATCTATAACATCTTTGATAATCAAAATACAATCACTAATACTTTTGTAAGAGATGCCGCTAGTCAGCGTCAATTTGCTATACCTAACTATTTAACACCACGAGTTTTTAATGTTCGATTAGGAATGAAATTTTAA
- a CDS encoding RNA polymerase sigma factor, which produces MINTNKTIDSLLVLQCQSGSKKAVTLLVKRWHTKLCKQAYWYTRDMEISKDIAQDSWSTIFLKINSLRDSNNFGSWALTIVTRNAINWLRKHKKEVKHLQTYKDCNVSRTEDDEQDNQDTIALLRGSIKKLPYNQQLVLNLFYIEEYSIKQISDIINVSTGTVKSRLFTAREKLKLILKKRSHG; this is translated from the coding sequence ATGATAAACACCAATAAAACAATTGACTCTTTGTTGGTATTACAATGCCAGTCAGGAAGCAAGAAAGCAGTAACTCTTCTTGTTAAAAGATGGCATACAAAACTATGTAAGCAGGCGTATTGGTATACACGAGATATGGAAATCTCAAAAGATATTGCTCAAGATAGTTGGAGTACTATTTTTTTAAAAATCAATAGCTTAAGAGATTCTAATAATTTTGGGAGTTGGGCATTAACTATAGTAACCAGAAATGCTATCAATTGGTTGCGAAAACATAAAAAGGAAGTGAAACATTTACAAACATATAAAGATTGTAACGTGTCTCGTACCGAAGATGATGAGCAAGATAATCAAGACACCATAGCGTTATTAAGAGGTTCAATTAAGAAACTGCCTTATAATCAGCAATTAGTACTTAACCTTTTTTACATAGAAGAATATAGTATTAAACAGATAAGTGATATCATAAACGTTTCGACGGGTACCGTTAAGTCACGTTTGTTTACAGCAAGAGAAAAACTGAAATTAATTTTAAAAAAAAGAAGTCATGGATAA
- a CDS encoding CCC motif membrane protein: MEKQTLPNSTLILVFGILSILGCCCYGVLGIILAIVAIVLAKKATALYNENPELYTGYQNVKTGKILAIVGLILSIIYLVYVIFIFATIGYDGLLEMQRGMMEQYGG, translated from the coding sequence ATGGAAAAACAAACATTACCTAATTCTACCCTAATCTTGGTTTTTGGTATTCTATCAATTTTAGGATGCTGTTGTTATGGTGTACTAGGAATTATTCTGGCTATTGTAGCTATAGTACTTGCTAAAAAAGCTACTGCATTGTACAATGAGAACCCAGAATTATATACCGGATATCAAAATGTTAAAACAGGTAAGATACTAGCAATTGTAGGCTTAATATTAAGTATTATTTATTTAGTCTATGTTATTTTCATATTTGCAACAATAGGATATGACGGTTTATTAGAAATGCAAAGAGGAATGATGGAGCAGTACGGAGGATAA
- a CDS encoding M23 family metallopeptidase: MRKIIVFILLGFSFCYGQKDLPKDYFIPPLDIPVVVSGTFGELRSNHFHSGLDMKTNGEEGLNIHATASGRITRIKISHGGYGKALYIAHPNGYTSVYAHLKKFSPEIEAFVKKRQYAKESYEIELFPKSGSLLVKQGDIIAYSGNTGGSSGPHLHFEIRDPRSRPMNPMNFGIEVKDTKKPIINSLWAYCLDKDAHINGTQKPVRVKLTPQEDGSYKAENLNAYGKIGFGVSTIDKQDLANNNNGVYEITTEINGQENLKIEMNRFSFAETRYANRIIDYSYFKKYRSRITKLFVEKNNPLTVFKKKIDNGIIFIKDSLSYNYTIHIKDFKNNTSIITIPLQGKHAEAITKTDILKTSEYAKTTENYTYSSGIFDLLIPKGALYENTYLDISVSGEKIKVHNNMTPLHKNMTLVFDVSRYKEEDKKKLYIGRINGSKTPYYSRTAKKGNRFSTRTRTFGTYSLFTDTQKPTIIPINVSSKKWISKATHLKVKINDSESGIKSYRGTINGKFILLEYDYKTGMLVYDFNDKNNVDSENNFKLVVLDNVGNRATFETTFFRKP; this comes from the coding sequence ATGAGAAAGATTATAGTTTTTATTTTATTAGGTTTTTCCTTTTGTTATGGGCAAAAAGACCTTCCCAAAGACTATTTCATTCCTCCTCTTGATATCCCTGTAGTAGTCTCTGGAACGTTTGGAGAATTAAGATCTAATCATTTTCATTCTGGATTAGATATGAAAACTAACGGCGAAGAAGGATTGAATATACATGCTACTGCATCTGGGAGAATAACTAGAATAAAAATTTCTCATGGAGGGTACGGTAAAGCTCTATATATTGCACACCCTAATGGATATACTAGTGTATATGCTCACTTAAAAAAGTTTTCTCCAGAAATTGAAGCCTTTGTAAAAAAAAGGCAGTATGCAAAAGAATCATATGAAATAGAGCTTTTTCCTAAATCTGGCTCATTACTTGTAAAACAAGGTGATATTATAGCATATAGTGGTAACACAGGTGGAAGTTCTGGCCCCCATCTCCATTTTGAAATTAGAGACCCCAGATCTAGACCTATGAACCCAATGAATTTTGGTATCGAAGTAAAAGACACCAAAAAACCTATCATAAATAGCCTTTGGGCATATTGCTTAGACAAGGATGCTCATATTAATGGAACACAAAAACCAGTTAGAGTAAAACTTACACCTCAAGAAGATGGTAGCTATAAAGCAGAAAACCTAAATGCATATGGTAAGATTGGCTTTGGTGTATCTACTATTGATAAGCAAGATTTAGCCAATAACAATAATGGTGTATATGAAATAACTACAGAAATTAATGGTCAGGAAAATTTAAAAATAGAAATGAATCGTTTTTCGTTTGCAGAAACACGATATGCAAATCGGATTATTGATTATTCCTATTTTAAGAAATACCGGAGTAGAATAACAAAACTTTTTGTTGAAAAAAATAACCCCTTAACTGTTTTCAAAAAGAAAATAGACAATGGTATCATTTTTATTAAAGACAGTCTTTCTTATAACTATACTATACATATTAAAGATTTTAAGAATAATACTTCTATCATTACTATTCCTCTACAAGGAAAACATGCTGAAGCAATTACAAAAACCGATATTCTTAAAACATCAGAATACGCTAAAACAACTGAGAACTATACCTATAGTTCAGGGATTTTCGATCTTCTGATTCCGAAAGGAGCGTTATACGAAAACACTTATCTTGATATATCTGTAAGTGGAGAAAAAATCAAAGTACACAATAACATGACACCACTACATAAAAACATGACTTTGGTTTTTGATGTATCCCGATATAAAGAAGAGGACAAAAAAAAGCTATACATAGGCAGAATCAATGGTTCTAAAACACCGTATTATTCGAGAACAGCCAAAAAAGGGAATCGGTTCTCAACCAGAACACGTACTTTTGGAACATACTCTTTATTTACAGACACTCAAAAGCCTACAATAATACCTATTAATGTTTCTAGCAAAAAATGGATCTCAAAGGCCACACACTTAAAAGTAAAAATTAATGATTCTGAATCCGGAATAAAAAGCTATCGAGGAACCATAAATGGAAAATTCATTTTATTAGAATATGATTACAAGACCGGAATGTTGGTTTATGACTTTAATGATAAAAATAATGTGGATTCAGAAAATAATTTTAAACTTGTTGTGTTAGATAATGTAGGAAATCGAGCAACGTTCGAAACCACTTTTTTTAGAAAACCTTAA
- a CDS encoding DUF2752 domain-containing protein: MEQFINYIESNLLQCPTKKLIGIDCFGCGFQRSFLLLINGNFIESFLMYPALIPLLLMFGYLIAHLFLRFKKGAKTLQYFYILNSILIITNYIIKF, translated from the coding sequence TTGGAACAATTCATTAACTATATAGAATCTAACCTATTACAATGCCCTACTAAAAAATTAATTGGTATTGATTGCTTCGGTTGTGGTTTTCAACGAAGTTTTTTATTACTTATTAATGGTAATTTCATAGAGTCATTTCTGATGTACCCTGCACTAATACCATTACTACTAATGTTTGGATACCTAATTGCTCATCTTTTTTTAAGGTTTAAAAAAGGAGCTAAAACCCTTCAATATTTTTATATTTTAAACAGTATACTTATCATTACAAATTATATTATAAAATTCTAA
- a CDS encoding cysteine desulfurase family protein — protein sequence MQKVYFDSAATTEVRPEVIAKMVSVLKEDYGNPSSIHGYGRSAKNHIEQTRKNIAGYLGVKASEIIFTSGGTEADNLVINSAVRDLGVTHIITSRIEHHAVLHTVQEIESRTDVTVSYVTVNADGAIDYKHLESLLNDSKEKTLVSLMHVNNEVGTILDIERVGNLCNEHKALLHSDMVQSIGHYDVNLSNLHIDFTAVSAHKFHGPKGVGFAYIRKNSGLKPLIFGGEQERGYRAGTESVHNIAGMDEALRLSYENLEEEKNYVVNLKQYFIDALKNNIDGVKFNASCCDAKKSTYTLISVCLPVSEEKAGILLFHLDINGIACSKGSACQSGSGKGSHVLTEILSDEDLQKPSIRFSLSKFNTKEEVDYTVDVLKKFIEE from the coding sequence ATGCAAAAAGTTTATTTTGATAGTGCGGCTACCACAGAGGTAAGGCCAGAGGTTATTGCTAAAATGGTTTCTGTATTGAAAGAAGATTATGGAAATCCGTCATCAATACACGGTTATGGCCGATCTGCTAAGAATCATATAGAACAAACTCGTAAAAATATAGCTGGTTATTTAGGGGTGAAAGCCTCAGAAATTATATTTACTTCAGGTGGTACAGAAGCTGATAATTTGGTTATAAATAGTGCAGTTAGAGATTTAGGCGTTACCCATATTATTACATCTAGAATAGAGCATCATGCTGTATTACATACAGTACAAGAAATAGAGTCTCGCACAGATGTAACGGTAAGTTATGTTACTGTAAATGCTGATGGTGCTATCGATTATAAACATTTAGAATCACTTCTTAATGATTCTAAAGAGAAGACGTTAGTGAGTTTAATGCATGTAAATAATGAAGTTGGAACTATATTAGATATTGAGCGTGTTGGAAACTTATGTAATGAACATAAAGCGCTTTTGCACAGTGATATGGTTCAGTCAATAGGTCATTATGATGTGAATTTAAGTAATTTACATATTGATTTTACAGCGGTAAGTGCTCACAAATTTCATGGGCCAAAAGGAGTAGGTTTTGCATATATACGTAAAAATTCGGGTTTAAAACCATTAATTTTTGGAGGAGAGCAGGAACGAGGATATCGTGCAGGTACAGAAAGTGTACACAATATTGCAGGGATGGACGAGGCGTTGCGATTGTCATATGAAAATTTGGAAGAAGAAAAGAACTACGTTGTTAATCTAAAACAATATTTTATTGATGCCCTTAAAAACAATATCGATGGAGTAAAGTTTAATGCTAGTTGTTGTGACGCTAAAAAAAGTACATATACGCTAATTAGTGTGTGTCTACCTGTTTCTGAAGAAAAAGCTGGTATATTATTATTTCACCTGGATATTAACGGGATTGCTTGTTCAAAGGGTAGTGCTTGCCAGAGTGGAAGCGGTAAAGGATCTCATGTGTTAACCGAAATTCTTTCTGATGAGGATTTACAAAAACCATCAATACGTTTTTCTCTTTCAAAATTTAATACAAAAGAAGAAGTGGATTATACTGTTGATGTACTAAAGAAATTTATAGAAGAATAA
- a CDS encoding CCC motif membrane protein, producing the protein MENKQQLPNATLVLIFGIASIVTCFCYGFLGLVFGIIALVLAKKAKELYLTNPELYIGYENLNAGRICAIIGTILSSLYLLIIIGYIIFIGALMPWSEILNQ; encoded by the coding sequence ATGGAAAACAAACAACAATTGCCAAATGCTACGTTGGTATTAATATTCGGAATCGCATCAATAGTAACCTGTTTTTGTTATGGATTTCTAGGGTTGGTATTTGGTATCATTGCATTAGTATTAGCTAAGAAAGCTAAAGAGCTATATCTGACAAATCCTGAATTATACATAGGATATGAAAATCTAAATGCGGGTAGAATTTGTGCTATAATTGGTACTATATTAAGTTCTTTGTACCTATTAATCATTATTGGGTATATTATATTTATAGGTGCTCTAATGCCTTGGTCTGAAATATTAAATCAATAA
- a CDS encoding DNA mismatch repair protein MutS, which yields MIKIGDTVSVLDEPITGKVIAVSTNEVTIETEDGFDMNFFIREVVKVQSGEMIIPSYEEIDKNLQEKEVFKKKPKRPIVKPKERDVPTMEVDLHINKIVRSTKGMTNHDMITLQLDTAKRQLDFAISKRIPNVVFIHGVGQGILKEELKYLFGRYDNIRVSEGNYRKYGLGATEVYIVQNPK from the coding sequence ATGATTAAAATAGGAGATACCGTTTCTGTTTTGGATGAACCAATTACAGGTAAAGTTATAGCTGTTTCTACCAATGAAGTAACCATTGAAACAGAGGATGGATTTGATATGAATTTTTTTATTCGCGAAGTGGTAAAAGTTCAATCTGGAGAGATGATTATACCTTCTTATGAAGAAATTGATAAAAACTTGCAAGAAAAGGAGGTTTTTAAAAAGAAACCCAAAAGACCTATAGTTAAACCAAAAGAACGGGATGTACCAACTATGGAAGTTGATTTACACATAAACAAAATAGTTAGGTCTACAAAGGGAATGACAAATCATGATATGATAACATTACAATTGGATACAGCAAAAAGACAGTTGGATTTTGCAATTAGTAAACGTATTCCGAATGTAGTTTTTATTCATGGGGTTGGGCAAGGAATCTTAAAAGAAGAACTCAAATACCTTTTTGGTAGATATGATAATATAAGAGTTTCTGAAGGAAACTATAGAAAATATGGGCTAGGGGCAACAGAGGTATATATTGTTCAAAACCCAAAATAA
- a CDS encoding beta-1,6-galactofuranosyltransferase, with product MKGYFISRNYKSLFNAAGKAKTDCESILAEMGFKNLGFKQSSIPNSAIGALKNFFGITFALIRLPYKSTLCTQYPLNKYRNYVLFVAKLKRCKIITIVHDVRFLKGRTSDANKELKKIIASNSIIVHNDAMKDWFLEQGVKIPVIVLGIFDYILNEGLPDQNNNVTGEKLHEIVYAGGFGDGKNSYIYDLDQLERKNFRMNLYGMGFDYQKLKTEKEKSILTYEGAFPSDVVAYHIKGSFGLVWDGTSTEECSGQYGQYLKYNNPHKTSLYILCGLPVIVWDKAAISTFITDNNIGFTVSNLDELSDKLESLSLEEYKNMKTNVDLVRTKIISGGYLNDAINHALKI from the coding sequence ATGAAAGGATATTTCATTTCCAGAAATTACAAATCTCTTTTTAATGCTGCGGGTAAAGCAAAGACTGATTGTGAGTCTATTCTAGCCGAAATGGGGTTTAAAAACTTAGGTTTTAAACAATCTTCAATCCCTAATTCTGCAATTGGAGCTCTAAAAAACTTTTTTGGTATCACCTTCGCTTTAATACGATTGCCATACAAATCAACATTGTGCACACAATACCCACTAAATAAATATAGAAACTACGTCTTGTTTGTCGCAAAACTAAAAAGATGTAAAATAATCACTATTGTTCATGATGTCCGTTTTTTGAAAGGAAGAACTAGTGATGCTAACAAGGAATTAAAAAAGATAATTGCCTCAAATTCTATTATAGTGCATAATGATGCTATGAAGGATTGGTTTTTGGAACAAGGTGTTAAGATCCCAGTAATTGTATTAGGAATATTTGATTACATATTAAATGAAGGGCTACCAGATCAAAACAATAATGTCACAGGAGAAAAGCTTCACGAAATAGTGTATGCCGGAGGCTTTGGAGATGGTAAAAATTCATATATCTATGATCTTGACCAACTCGAAAGAAAAAATTTCAGAATGAATCTGTATGGTATGGGATTTGATTATCAAAAACTCAAAACCGAAAAAGAAAAATCAATACTTACTTACGAAGGAGCATTTCCCTCTGACGTCGTAGCTTATCATATCAAAGGATCTTTTGGTTTAGTGTGGGATGGTACATCTACAGAAGAATGTAGTGGTCAATATGGACAATACTTAAAATACAATAACCCTCATAAAACTTCATTGTATATTTTATGTGGATTACCTGTAATTGTTTGGGATAAAGCAGCTATTAGTACTTTTATAACAGATAACAATATTGGTTTCACAGTTTCTAATTTGGATGAATTAAGTGACAAACTCGAAAGTTTATCATTAGAAGAATATAAAAACATGAAAACCAATGTCGATCTGGTTAGAACAAAAATCATTTCTGGCGGATATTTAAATGACGCCATTAATCATGCATTAAAAATATAG
- a CDS encoding DUF2752 domain-containing protein: MQRSISLLFSGDFVAAFYMYPAIYPLLLLLIFLGFNFFIKFKYDKLIKMSLMVTAILTIIISYVIKMKIIFN, translated from the coding sequence ATGCAAAGATCCATTTCCCTCCTATTTAGTGGAGATTTTGTTGCTGCGTTTTATATGTATCCTGCGATTTATCCTCTGTTACTATTACTTATCTTTTTGGGATTCAACTTTTTTATCAAATTTAAATATGACAAACTTATAAAAATGAGTCTTATGGTTACTGCCATACTTACTATCATTATAAGTTATGTAATCAAAATGAAAATTATTTTTAACTAA